The following are encoded together in the Daucus carota subsp. sativus chromosome 5, DH1 v3.0, whole genome shotgun sequence genome:
- the LOC108219758 gene encoding uncharacterized membrane protein At1g75140 — protein sequence MAVPFKGKSFYLHFLLIFHFLDFSFVYANSILDNDSLADHNNELVSQIPNEKMSDLDVLNQQQVHIEKLEEVVNNLTELVYKLESFFKESVKIETFEGEEKNPVGELVETESEEGGSGSSVSDGEIVGAVSITKHSLFWSERFQFVSAVKLDSRVSCVGVLPFKDSEGLSKYVAVGNDQGKVYVFSRNGDVLIEFSTLALSPVTTMLLYMSSYNRSMLVTGHENGAILMHSISEMSGGEEGYSLVMETDTRFVISEMEEGGSAITILEIHHVGRTRYIISTDASGKIKVFRENGALHGLAVPMSRPLVFLKQKLLFLTETGAGSLDLRTMKILESGCEGLDQSVVRNYVFDATERSKAYGFTSEGELIHVLLLGDMMNFKCRVRSMKNFDVHKPLAIQTIKGYLLLSNRDKVFVYNVSSSQSYRSAGPRFLFSAGLEEIVASFLKCQGESDDEKEGVIPLIASDQEKLVILSLGAGYVGVYRSTLPISRVEYSTMIWGTPLVIFIVFLFGAWKFFGNKKEAYSLWGPEDPFTSTSVTNENEAASVSDSGDRSFLDSSPKSEIMDVRGSSLRGPSRRYGSPPRYTGGVASSFRPNPSDTNSRPAPVDSNYRTASELKFRGSNLESTTYSHTRESLYGNRPVVDDSN from the coding sequence ATGGCTGTCCCTTTCAAAGGCAAGTCTTTTTATCTTCATTTCCtcttaatctttcattttcttgatttttcatttgtttatgcAAATTCAATTCTTGATAATGATAGTTTAGCTGATCATAATAATGAATTAGTATCTCAAATACCCAATGAAAAGATGAGTGATTTAGATGTATTGAATCAACAACAAGTGCATATTGAAAAGCTTGAAGAGGTGGTTAATAATCTGACTGAATTAGTGTACAAGTTGGAATCTTTTTTTAAAGAAAGTGTAAAGATTGAAACTTTTGAGGGTGAGGAGAAAAACCCTGTTGGGGAATTAGTTGAGACTGAGAGTGAGGAGGGGGGGAGTGGAAGTAGTGTGAGTGATGGAGAGATAGTTGGAGCTGTGTCGATTACGAAGCATAGTTTGTTTTGGTCTGAGAGGTTTCAGTTTGTGTCTGCTGTGAAGCTGGATTCGAGGGTTAGTTGTGTTGGTGTATTGCCTTTTAAGGATTCGGAAGGGTTGAGTAAGTATGTTGCGGTTGGGAATGATCAAGGCAAGGTTTATGTGTTTTCGAGGAATGGGGATGTGCTGATTGAGTTCAGTACGTTGGCACTTTCACCGGTGACCACCATGTTGTTGTATATGTCTTCATACAATCGGAGTATGTTGGTTACGGGGCATGAGAATGGAGCAATTTTGATGCATAGCATATCGGAGATGTCGGGTGGAGAGGAAGGATATTCGCTTGTGATGGAAACTGACACAAGATTTGTCATATCTGAGATGGAAGAAGGCGGGTCAGCAATTACTATCTTGGAAATACATCATGTTGGGAGGACGAGGTACATTatatccactgatgctagtggaaAAATTAAGGTTTTCCGAGAGAATGGAGCGCTTCATGGGTTGGCAGTGCCAATGAGCAGACCCCTTGTGTTCTTGAAGCAAAAGCTCTTGTTTCTAACTGAGACAGGGGCGGGTTCTCTGGATTTAAGGACCATGAAAATTCTGGAGTCAGGTTGTGAAGGTCTAGATCAGTCTGTTGTTCGGAATTATGTGTTTGATGCTACAGAGCGATCAAAGGCGTATGGTTTCACATCAGAAGGTGAATTGATCCATGTATTACTGCTAGGTGATATGATGAACTTCAAATGCAGGGTTAGATCCATGAAAAATTTTGATGTGCACAAGCCTCTTGCAATTCAGACTATTAAAGGGTATCTGCTTCTTTCTAACAGGGATAAGGTATTTGTATATAATGTCTCATCTTCGCAAAGTTACAGGTCTGCTGGACCTCGGTTTTTATTCTCCGCGGGTCTTGAGGAGATTGTAGCCTCATTCCTCAAGTGTCAAGGTGAGTCAGACGACGAAAAGGAAGGGGTAATACCATTGATAGCAAGTGATCAGGAAAAGCTAGTCATTCTCAGTCTCGGAGCCGGATACGTGGGAGTGTATCGGTCGACTCTTCCGATTTCCAGAGTAGAATACAGTACCATGATCTGGGGAACTCCTCTAGTAATATTTATAGTTTTTCTATTCGGTGCATGGAAATTTTTTGGCAATAAAAAAGAAGCGTATTCCCTCTGGGGGCCTGAAGATCCTTTCACATCCACTTCAgtaacaaatgaaaatgaagctgctTCGGTGTCTGATTCAGGGGATAGGTCTTTCCTGGATTCTTCTCCGAAAAGTGAAATAATGGATGTAAGAGGTAGCAGTTTAAGAGGTCCATCGAGAAGGTACGGTTCACCACCCCGGTATACCGGTGGAGTAGCGAGTTCGTTCAGGCCAAACCCTTCTGATACCAACTCCAGGCCTGCTCCTGTTGATTCAAATTACAGGACAGCTTCAGAGTTGAAGTTTAGGGGATCAAATCTTGAATCGACAACTTATTCACATACAAGAGAGAGCTTATATGGAAATAGACCGGTTGTGGATGATAGCAATTGA